A DNA window from Streptomyces bacillaris contains the following coding sequences:
- a CDS encoding very short patch repair endonuclease, with amino-acid sequence MTSNGAWEPPDDSWASSAARRRNMQAIRSRDTKPEMLVRRLLHAQGLRYRVAAKPLPGLRRTADIVFRPAKLAVFIDGCYWHGCPVHYVSPKTNSGYWSEKVLRNISRDRDTDHHLQAAGWTVLRFWEHESADDCALTIAATVSRLRNSRS; translated from the coding sequence ATGACGAGCAACGGCGCCTGGGAACCCCCTGACGACTCATGGGCTTCGTCTGCCGCTCGACGCCGGAACATGCAGGCGATCCGGAGCCGCGACACTAAGCCAGAAATGCTAGTACGCAGGCTCCTGCACGCCCAAGGGCTCCGATACAGGGTTGCGGCCAAGCCGCTGCCTGGACTTCGCCGGACGGCAGACATTGTCTTCCGCCCAGCGAAATTGGCTGTCTTTATTGACGGCTGTTACTGGCACGGCTGTCCAGTGCATTACGTCTCACCGAAAACCAACTCCGGCTACTGGTCGGAGAAGGTCCTTCGAAACATCAGCCGTGACAGGGACACCGACCATCACCTCCAGGCCGCTGGCTGGACAGTGCTGCGGTTCTGGGAACATGAGTCAGCCGACGACTGCGCGCTCACGATCGCCGCTACGGTCAGCCGTCTTCGGAACAGCCGGAGCTGA
- a CDS encoding DNA cytosine methyltransferase, which produces MTSTERTFTSVEICAGAGGQALGLHEALFKHLALIEIDPHAVETLRANVEGNEAWGGCLVKQADLTKLAPKDLRLELGLEPGDLDLLAGGVPCPPFSVAGKQLGRDDERDLFPNMLDLVDELEPKAVMIENVRGLLEPREKFQGYREELLERLESMGYEKCYWEVLEAKNYGVPQLRPRAILVALKSEYLPFFAQTQPEKLPVRTVRDALEATMARRFAEVDDPRAEETLKKWRRKASKGVAPTLVGGSKKHGGADLGPTRAKKAWEALGVCGLGVANDSEEMKRQGSHERDLFAAAGPKLTVEQAAIIQGFPPTWKFKGRKTAAYRQVGNAFPPPVAQAVGEQIIAALKAGKEAGVVAAVRKPRSRAAARDSELLFRLTELSAPAVPKTADRSGDRERAVVG; this is translated from the coding sequence ATGACCAGCACTGAGAGGACGTTCACCTCGGTCGAGATCTGCGCCGGGGCGGGCGGGCAGGCGCTAGGGCTCCACGAGGCACTGTTCAAGCACTTGGCGCTCATCGAGATCGACCCCCACGCAGTGGAAACGCTGCGGGCCAACGTGGAGGGCAACGAGGCCTGGGGCGGATGCCTGGTCAAGCAGGCCGATCTGACGAAGCTCGCTCCGAAGGACCTGCGACTGGAACTCGGACTGGAGCCGGGTGACCTGGACCTCCTGGCGGGAGGCGTGCCCTGCCCGCCGTTCTCGGTTGCCGGCAAGCAGCTGGGGCGGGACGACGAGCGTGACCTGTTCCCGAACATGCTCGATCTCGTGGATGAGCTTGAGCCCAAAGCCGTGATGATCGAGAACGTCCGTGGGCTTCTGGAGCCGAGGGAGAAGTTCCAGGGCTACCGCGAGGAACTCCTGGAACGCCTGGAATCCATGGGCTATGAAAAGTGCTACTGGGAGGTTCTGGAGGCCAAGAACTACGGCGTTCCTCAGCTTCGGCCCCGCGCCATCCTGGTAGCACTGAAGTCGGAGTACCTGCCCTTCTTTGCTCAGACCCAGCCGGAGAAGCTTCCCGTGCGTACGGTAAGGGACGCTCTGGAGGCGACGATGGCGAGGCGATTCGCGGAGGTCGACGATCCGCGAGCCGAGGAGACTCTGAAGAAATGGCGGAGAAAGGCGTCCAAGGGCGTCGCCCCCACACTTGTTGGTGGCTCCAAGAAGCATGGAGGGGCTGACCTCGGCCCCACCCGGGCCAAAAAGGCATGGGAGGCACTTGGCGTCTGCGGCCTCGGAGTTGCCAATGACTCTGAAGAGATGAAGAGGCAGGGGAGCCACGAGCGCGACCTCTTTGCTGCAGCAGGGCCAAAGCTAACCGTCGAGCAGGCGGCCATCATCCAGGGGTTCCCTCCTACCTGGAAGTTCAAAGGCAGGAAAACTGCCGCCTACCGGCAGGTGGGAAATGCTTTCCCGCCGCCAGTTGCGCAGGCTGTAGGCGAGCAGATCATCGCAGCGCTGAAGGCAGGGAAGGAAGCTGGTGTCGTCGCCGCGGTACGCAAACCGCGTTCCAGGGCAGCTGCAAGGGACAGTGAGCTTCTGTTCAGGCTGACTGAACTTTCAGCTCCGGCTGTTCCGAAGACGGCTGACCGTAGCGGCGATCGTGAGCGCGCAGTCGTCGGCTGA